A single Lolium perenne isolate Kyuss_39 chromosome 6, Kyuss_2.0, whole genome shotgun sequence DNA region contains:
- the LOC139832358 gene encoding uncharacterized protein encodes MSRIHQLQNTRGKELSGVQITAYFLRIRVQPLQARKNPLWTYSGENDANRISSDLSAKDLEKLIRRVSRLAKKDPIPSSCRVEPYSSANPLPENHPTMASLPPLPEDGEVEEQAIVAEDTQGSSIPESEVAGSHKSAASHEKEVESEASESTQSLPPAVSPRNKRKRNDAEDSGTSKAEKVVPSHPKAAYDPYIESLVSSDDEEEVPTVDVAPRTSTSHTVLASDTLVEGEESSPPQQNVVTTTPPASPLAPSPKRTRIETIVEPAPQLGSSSTLLLDDVKKLAEANKRADALAQKLEQSEAARKKAELVASEAKAEADEAKAKAASVEELQKRLEDAASALNEHKAAQASREQGILKRLKSQSRRTHNQTNQDFDLENPVDDPLLDALSYLELHGSEIREGVANANACLSAMFPYFFPKKEEPPTFLTLAKMFNSPEDLGLKMRQENMKIAVESTVALVADSQQTVDWTKVGDTDQIEQSRWRSLIKAAKPNTKKILAYLGIKPASTPSSSRPEV; translated from the exons atgtctcgtattcatcagcttcaaaatactcgaggcaaagaactgtctggtgttcaaatcactgcctacttccttaggattagagtgcagcctcttcaggctcgcaaaaatcccctttggacgtattctggtgaaaacgacgccaatagaatctccagtgatctttctgcaaaggacttggagaagttgattcgaagagtttcccgcttggccaagaaggatcctattccctcctcttgtcgcgtggaaccatacagctccgccaatcctctccccgag aaccatcctactatggcttcccttcctcctcttcctgaggatggagaagtcgaagaacaggctatcgttgccgaagacacccaaggttcttctattcctgaaagtgaagtcgcaggttctcacaaatctgcggcttcccatgaaaaagaagttgaatctgaagccagcgagtcgacgcaatcccttcctcctgctgtttccccaaggaacaaaaggaaaaggaatgatgccgaggattctggcacttctaaggctgaaaaagttgttccttctcatccgaaggcagcttatgatccttatattgaatccctcgtcagctc tgatgacgaggaagaagtaccaactgttgacgtggctcctcggacaagcacgtcacatactgtacttgcctcagacacgctagttgaaggagaagaatcctcgcctcctcaacaaaacgtcgtcaccacaactccgccagcaagcccccttgctccttcaccaaaaaggacaaggattgaaacaattgttgaacctgcccctcaattgggcagctcgtcgactctgctcttagatgatgtaa agaaacttgcagaggccaacaaacgtgccgacgcacttgctcaaaaacttgagcagagtgaggcggctcgcaagaaagccgaacttgttgctagcgaagccaaagccgaggctgatgaagccaaagcaaaagctgctagtgtcgaggaactgcagaaaagacttgaggatgctgcatctgccttaaacgagcacaaagctgcacaagcttctcgtgaacaggggatcctcaagcgcctgaaatcacaaagtcgacgcactcaca accaaacaaaccaagattttgatctggagaatcctgtcgatgaccctctccttgacgcactttcctatctggagcttcatgggtccgaaattcgtgaaggcgtggcaaatgctaatgcatgtTTGTCGGcgatgttcccctacttcttcccgaagaaagaggagcccccgactttccttacccttgccaagatgttcaattcaccagaagaccttggactgaagatgcgccaagaaaatatgaagattgctgtcgaaagcactgttgctctggttgctgacagccaacagactgttgattggacaaaagttggcgacaccgatcagatagagcaatcaaggtggaggtccctgattaaggcagccaagcccaacacgaagaaaatcttggcttatctcgggatcaaaccagcttcgactcctagctcatcaaggccggaggtctag